One window from the genome of Phocoena phocoena chromosome 15, mPhoPho1.1, whole genome shotgun sequence encodes:
- the TMEM74B gene encoding transmembrane protein 74B: MASSPGLELKTLSNGPQAPGRPAPLGPAAPRRAGVENACFFSEERETHFQNPRDARLGSSPSPPEGVPSWPRSQRDDLSLRSEEGPGLEPVSHPVDYGFVSALVFLVSGILLVVTAYTIPREARVNPDTVSAREMERLEMYYARLGSHLDKCIIAGLGLLTVGGMLLSVLLMVSLCKGELYRRPNFVPGRGSRKTYGSINLRMRQLSGDGSQALVENEVVQVSETSRTLQGS, encoded by the coding sequence ATGGCATCTTCCCCTGGTCTGGAACTGAAGACACTGAGTAATGgtccccaggccccagggagaCCAGCTCCTCTGGGTCCAGCGGCCCCACGCAGGGCGGGTGTGGAGAATGCCTGCTTCTTTTCGGAGGAGCGCGAGACTCATTTCCAGAACCCTAGGGATGCCAGACTGGgcagctcccccagcccccctgAGGGCGTCCCCTCATGGCCCCGATCCCAGAGGGACGACCTGTCCCTGCGTTCAGAAGAGGGGCCAggcctggagcctgtgagccacccGGTGGATTACGGCTTTGTTTCCGCTCTGGTTTTCCTGGTGAGCGGGATCCTCCTGGTGGTGACTGCATACACCATCCCCCGAGAGGCCCGTGTCAACCCGGACACAGTGTCAGCACGGGAGATGGAACGACTAGAAATGTACTATGCGCGCCTGGGCTCACAcctggacaagtgcatcattgcagGCCTGGGGCTGCTCACAGTGGGCGGCATGCTCTTGTCCGTGCTGCTGATGGTCTCCCTGTGCAAGGGAGAGCTGTACCGCCGGCCGAACTTCGTCCCTGGCAGGGGCTCCAGGAAGACCTACGGCTCCATTAACCTGCGCATGAGACAGCTCAGTGGGGATGGGAGCCAGGCCCTGGTGGAGAACGAAGTCGTCCAGGTCTCGGAGACCAGCCGCACCCTCCAGGGGTCTTAA